One Solanum pennellii chromosome 10, SPENNV200 genomic region harbors:
- the LOC107032584 gene encoding CBS domain-containing protein CBSX5-like has protein sequence MAVPTFLNRNVSDLCVGKPTLKPLSAAATVSEALALLNKSNEPYVSVWSCNHSKNVLEGECGCVGKICMFDVICFLCKNENSENPSKALETSVSQILPKGNLIVRHLAPNSSLLQAIDYILEGTQNLVIPIQDYIGGKSRKTQSKSSSLRCKHRDGVEYCWLTQEDIVRFLLNFIGVFSPITTSSIESLNVIDCNVMTICYHEPAISALDSLTLAHVEQTSVAVVDDLNRLIGEISPSTLAYCDETAAAAVMTLSASDLLAYIDCGGPPDDLVDLVKVILQEKKLSALLELMDEESSLSTSSSSCSASLSCSSDDELGFCRNNGSGRYSSARRAEAITCYPNSSLVAVMIQALAHRASSVWVMHEDNTLIGYVTFKGILKVFRSLANARMITR, from the exons ATGGCAGTTCCTACATTTCTTAACCGGAATGTGTCAGATCTGTGCGTAGGGAAGCCGACATTGAAGCCATTGTCAGCGGCAGCCACCGTTTCGGAGGCGTTAGCTCTGTTGAATAAATCAAACGAGCCTTATGTGAGCGTGTGGAGCTGTAACCATTCGAAGAATGTTCTGGAAGGTGAATGTGGATGTGTTGGGAAGATTTGTATGTTTGATGTGATTTGCTTTCTCTGTAAAAATGAGAATTCGGAGAATCCTTCAAAGGCTTTGGAGACATCCGTTTCACAGATTTTGCCCAAAGGAAATTTAATTGTGAGGCATTTGGCGCCAAATTCAAG CTTGCTGCAGGCAATAGATTACATTCTTGAAGGCACTCAGAATCTGGTTATACCAATCCAAGATTACATAGGCGGGAAGTCAAGGAAAACACAGAGTAAATCATCCTCCCTGCGTTGCAAACATCGTGATGGAGTTGAATATTGTTGGCTAACGCAAGAAGATATTGTCCGCTTCCTTCTGAACTTTATTGGTGTCTTCTCTCCTATCACCACTTCTTCAATTGAATCGCTCAACGTCATAGACTGTAATGTGATGACTATTTGTTACCACGAACCTGCAATTTCTGCTTTAGATTCCCTTACTCTTGCACATGTTGAGCAAACTTCAGTAGCAGTTGTTGATGATCTCAACAGATTAATCGGTGAAATCTCCCCTTCCACTCTTGCCTATTGTGATGAAACTGCAGCAGCAGCAGTCATGACACTTTCAGCTAGTGATCTATTGGCATACATCGACTGTGGTGGTCCTCCAGACGACTTGGTTGATCTCGTGAAAGTGATATTACAAGAGAAAAAGCTTAGTGCGTTATTGGAACTAATGGATGAAGAGTCGTCTTTATCTacgtcatcatcatcatgttCAGCTTCTCTCAGTTGCTCTTCTGATGATGAATTAGGGTTTTGTAGAAATAATGGCTCAGGACGATATTCTTCAGCTAGAAGGGCAGAGGCTATCACTTGTTATCCAAACAGTTCATTGGTGGCTGTGATGATTCAAGCACTTGCACATCGCGCAAGTTCTGTATGGGTTATGCATGAGGATAACACTTTGATTGGCTACGTAACGTTTAAAGGAATCCTCAAAGTTTTCAGAAGCCTTGCAAACGCGAGGATGATAACCAGATAA
- the LOC107032320 gene encoding E3 ubiquitin-protein ligase AIRP2-like isoform X1: MYTGGLGGPMRKSFKDSIKVLEADIQHANTLASDFSGEYDGACLQMRMSYSPAAHIFLFLVQWTDCHLAGALGLLRILIYKVHVDGTTTMSTYERKASIREFYDINLSCPAVIYPSLVQLERGVTDSEDKKQNAVCQERYKRRNDEDYSKAYDPDIEREDECGICMEVNSKIILPNCNHIMCLKCYREWRSRSQSCPFCRDGLKRVSSGDLWVYMDSKDAVDMTTITKENLRRLFMYIEKLPLIMPDNVFDTYDDSHLR, encoded by the exons ATGTATACAGGAGGTTTAGGAGGGCCAATGAGAAAATCATTTAAAGATTCTATAAAAGTTCTTGAAGCTGATATTCAACATGCCAATACACT TGCATCTGACTTCTCGGGGGAGTATGATGGTGCTTGCTTACAGATGCGAATGTCCTACAGTCCTGCAGCACACATCTTCCTTTTCTTAGTGCAATGGACTGATTGCCATCTTGCTGGTGCCCTTGGTTTGTTGAGAATTCTTATTTACAAG GTACATGTCGATGGCACCACAACAATGTCAACTTATGAAAGGAAAGCAAGCATTAGAGAGTTCTATG ACATCAATCTTTCTTGTCCAGCTGTTATTTATCCCTCTTTAGTTCAACTTGAAAGAGGTGTCACAGACTCGGAAGACAAAAAACAAAACGCAGTTTGCCAGGAGAGATACAAGAGACGAAATGATGAGGATTACAGCAAAGCTTATGATCCGGACATTGAAAGGGAAGATGAATGTGGAATTTGCATGGAGGTGAACAGCAAAATTATCCTTCCCAACTGCAATCATATAATGTGCTTGAAATGCTATCGTGAATG GCGTTCGAGGTCACAGTCATGCCCCTTTTGCCGCGATGGCTTAAAAAGGGTGAGCTCGGGGGATCTGTGGGTGTATATGGACAGCAAAGATGCAGTCGACATGACAACAATTACAAAGGAGAATCTAAGAAGGTTGTTCATGTATATAGAGAAGTTACCATTGATCATGCCAGATAATGTTTTCGACACATATGATGATAGTCATCTAAGGTAG
- the LOC107032320 gene encoding E3 ubiquitin-protein ligase AIRP2-like isoform X2: MYTGGLGGPMRKSFKDSIKVLEADIQHANTLASDFSGEYDGACLQMRMSYSPAAHIFLFLVQWTDCHLAGALGLLRILIYKVHVDGTTTMSTYERKASIREFYAVIYPSLVQLERGVTDSEDKKQNAVCQERYKRRNDEDYSKAYDPDIEREDECGICMEVNSKIILPNCNHIMCLKCYREWRSRSQSCPFCRDGLKRVSSGDLWVYMDSKDAVDMTTITKENLRRLFMYIEKLPLIMPDNVFDTYDDSHLR, translated from the exons ATGTATACAGGAGGTTTAGGAGGGCCAATGAGAAAATCATTTAAAGATTCTATAAAAGTTCTTGAAGCTGATATTCAACATGCCAATACACT TGCATCTGACTTCTCGGGGGAGTATGATGGTGCTTGCTTACAGATGCGAATGTCCTACAGTCCTGCAGCACACATCTTCCTTTTCTTAGTGCAATGGACTGATTGCCATCTTGCTGGTGCCCTTGGTTTGTTGAGAATTCTTATTTACAAG GTACATGTCGATGGCACCACAACAATGTCAACTTATGAAAGGAAAGCAAGCATTAGAGAGTTCTATG CTGTTATTTATCCCTCTTTAGTTCAACTTGAAAGAGGTGTCACAGACTCGGAAGACAAAAAACAAAACGCAGTTTGCCAGGAGAGATACAAGAGACGAAATGATGAGGATTACAGCAAAGCTTATGATCCGGACATTGAAAGGGAAGATGAATGTGGAATTTGCATGGAGGTGAACAGCAAAATTATCCTTCCCAACTGCAATCATATAATGTGCTTGAAATGCTATCGTGAATG GCGTTCGAGGTCACAGTCATGCCCCTTTTGCCGCGATGGCTTAAAAAGGGTGAGCTCGGGGGATCTGTGGGTGTATATGGACAGCAAAGATGCAGTCGACATGACAACAATTACAAAGGAGAATCTAAGAAGGTTGTTCATGTATATAGAGAAGTTACCATTGATCATGCCAGATAATGTTTTCGACACATATGATGATAGTCATCTAAGGTAG
- the LOC107032320 gene encoding E3 ubiquitin-protein ligase AIRP2-like isoform X4, whose protein sequence is MYTGGLGGPMRKSFKDSIKVLEADIQHANTLASDFSGEYDGACLQMRMSYSPAAHIFLFLVQWTDCHLAGALGLLRILIYKVHVDGTTTMSTYERKASIREFYAVIYPSLVQLERGVTDSEDKKQNAVCQERYKRRNDEDYSKAYDPDIEREDECGICMEAFEVTVMPLLPRWLKKGELGGSVGVYGQQRCSRHDNNYKGESKKVVHVYREVTIDHAR, encoded by the exons ATGTATACAGGAGGTTTAGGAGGGCCAATGAGAAAATCATTTAAAGATTCTATAAAAGTTCTTGAAGCTGATATTCAACATGCCAATACACT TGCATCTGACTTCTCGGGGGAGTATGATGGTGCTTGCTTACAGATGCGAATGTCCTACAGTCCTGCAGCACACATCTTCCTTTTCTTAGTGCAATGGACTGATTGCCATCTTGCTGGTGCCCTTGGTTTGTTGAGAATTCTTATTTACAAG GTACATGTCGATGGCACCACAACAATGTCAACTTATGAAAGGAAAGCAAGCATTAGAGAGTTCTATG CTGTTATTTATCCCTCTTTAGTTCAACTTGAAAGAGGTGTCACAGACTCGGAAGACAAAAAACAAAACGCAGTTTGCCAGGAGAGATACAAGAGACGAAATGATGAGGATTACAGCAAAGCTTATGATCCGGACATTGAAAGGGAAGATGAATGTGGAATTTGCATGGAG GCGTTCGAGGTCACAGTCATGCCCCTTTTGCCGCGATGGCTTAAAAAGGGTGAGCTCGGGGGATCTGTGGGTGTATATGGACAGCAAAGATGCAGTCGACATGACAACAATTACAAAGGAGAATCTAAGAAGGTTGTTCATGTATATAGAGAAGTTACCATTGATCATGCCAGATAA
- the LOC107032320 gene encoding E3 ubiquitin-protein ligase AIRP2-like isoform X3 — protein MYTGGLGGPMRKSFKDSIKVLEADIQHANTLASDFSGEYDGACLQMRMSYSPAAHIFLFLVQWTDCHLAGALGLLRILIYKVHVDGTTTMSTYERKASIREFYDINLSCPAVIYPSLVQLERGVTDSEDKKQNAVCQERYKRRNDEDYSKAYDPDIEREDECGICMEAFEVTVMPLLPRWLKKGELGGSVGVYGQQRCSRHDNNYKGESKKVVHVYREVTIDHAR, from the exons ATGTATACAGGAGGTTTAGGAGGGCCAATGAGAAAATCATTTAAAGATTCTATAAAAGTTCTTGAAGCTGATATTCAACATGCCAATACACT TGCATCTGACTTCTCGGGGGAGTATGATGGTGCTTGCTTACAGATGCGAATGTCCTACAGTCCTGCAGCACACATCTTCCTTTTCTTAGTGCAATGGACTGATTGCCATCTTGCTGGTGCCCTTGGTTTGTTGAGAATTCTTATTTACAAG GTACATGTCGATGGCACCACAACAATGTCAACTTATGAAAGGAAAGCAAGCATTAGAGAGTTCTATG ACATCAATCTTTCTTGTCCAGCTGTTATTTATCCCTCTTTAGTTCAACTTGAAAGAGGTGTCACAGACTCGGAAGACAAAAAACAAAACGCAGTTTGCCAGGAGAGATACAAGAGACGAAATGATGAGGATTACAGCAAAGCTTATGATCCGGACATTGAAAGGGAAGATGAATGTGGAATTTGCATGGAG GCGTTCGAGGTCACAGTCATGCCCCTTTTGCCGCGATGGCTTAAAAAGGGTGAGCTCGGGGGATCTGTGGGTGTATATGGACAGCAAAGATGCAGTCGACATGACAACAATTACAAAGGAGAATCTAAGAAGGTTGTTCATGTATATAGAGAAGTTACCATTGATCATGCCAGATAA
- the LOC107002661 gene encoding sphingolipid delta(4)-desaturase DES1-like yields the protein MGFEGEKREEEEGVRMANDFFWSYTDEPHASRRRQILSQYPQIKQLFGPDPFAFLKISGVVLLQLWTATFLHDATWLKILIVAYFFGSFLNHNLFLAIHELSHNLAFSTPNYNRWLGIFANLPVGVPMSVTFQKYHLEHHRFQGVDGIDMDIPSQTEAHVVKNVLAKSIWVILQLFFYAFRPLFLKPKPPGLWEFINFTIQLSLDGAMVYFWGWKSLAYLILSTFVGGGMHPMAGHFISEHYVFKPEQETYSYYGPLNLMTWSVGYHNEHHDFPRIPGSKLYKVKEIAPEYYENLDAYKSWSQVIYMYIMDRTVGPFSRMKRKLSTKANKSE from the exons ATGGGATTTGAAGGggaaaagagagaagaagaagaaggtgtAAGAATGGCTAATGATTTCTTTTGGTCATATACAGATGAACCTCATGCTTCTCGTAGAAGACAGATCCTCTCTCAGTACCCTCAAATCAAACAACTTTTTGGTCCTGACCCTTTTGCTTTTCTCAAG ATATCAGGAGTTGTTTTGCTTCAGCTTTGGACAGCTACCTTCCTCCATGATGCAACTTGGTTGAAGATATTGATAGTCGCATACTTCTTTGGCTCTTTTCTGAACCATAATCTCTTCCTGGCCATTCATGAACTAAGTCACAACCTTGCTTTCTCTACTCCAAACTACAACCGTTGGCTTGGAATTTTTGCTAACCTTCCCGTTGGTGTACCCATGTCTGTTACCTTCCAAAAGTATCACCTTGAGCACCATCGCTTCCAAGGAGTTGATGGAATTGATATGGACATCCCGAGCCAAACTGAAGCCCATGTAGTGAAAAATGTTCTTGCAAAGTCTATATGGGTCATTCTCCAACTTTTCTTTTATGCATTCAGGCCTCTTTTTCTAAAACCTAAACCACCTGGTCTGTGGGAGTTTATTAATTTTACTATCCAGCTATCCCTTGATGGAGCTATGGTTTACTTCTGGGGCTGGAAATCGCTAGCTTATCTTATCCTATCCACGTTTGTTGGGGGCGGGATGCATCCAATGGCTGGTCACTTCATCTCCGAGCATTATGTCTTCAAGCCTGAGCAAGAGACATACTCCTATTACGGACCCCTTAACCTCATGACATGGAGTGTAGGATACCACAATGAGCACCATGATTTTCCCAGAATTCCCGGAAGCAAGCTCTACAAGGTGAAGGAGATTGCACCAGAATATTATGAAAACTTAGATGCTTACAAATCTTGGAGCCAGGTAATCTACATGTACATAATGGATCGAACAGTTGGACCTTTCAGCAGAATGAAGAGAAAGTTGTCTACGAAAGCAAACAAGTCCGAATAG
- the LOC107032451 gene encoding uncharacterized protein LOC107032451: MIPQQWAPPCNNQCTHKYSTLMQIPWRVFCKKGCDADGETWDECLSECEEICYKNPVLKDQQWSAYIDRSPGAASCSEECFHACVAGCGYKFDVPSQKVDQIHPSRPPPPPPKDKLTTRAVKRILPGEPSQTIDDIPGTSA; encoded by the exons ATGATTCCACAGCAATGGGCACCTCCTTGTAACAATCAGTGCACCCATAAATACTCAACTCTCATGCAAATTCCTT GGAGAGTCTTTTGCAAAAAAGGATGTGATGCTGATGGAGAGACGTGGGATGAAT GTTTATCAGAATGTGAGGAGATATGCTATAAAAATCCAGTTCTGAAGGATCAACAGTGGAGTGCTTACATCGATCGATCTCCTGGTGCCGCCAGCTGCTCTGAG GAATGCTTTCATGCTTGTGTAGCTGGCTGTGGATACAAG TTTGACGTTCCTTCCCAAAAAGTCGATCAAATCCATCCAAGCAGGCCTCCTCCGCCTCCTCCCAAAGATAAACTGACCACACGTGCTGTGAAAAGAATACTACCCGGGGAACCTAGCCAAACGATTGATGACATACCTGGGACATCCGCGTAG